The region AATAGCCACTTTCATTGAACACCCCGAAAATGAACTCAAAGAAATGCTGGAAGATTTAACCCAAAAAGGATATTTAAAATTTGAGCATCCAAAGAAATTGGTAAAGGAATTAACGGATAATGGGCTAAGAACATTTAGGGAGCAAGATACTAGCAAACCTAAAGGTTATAATATAGTTACCGGAAAATTAAGTTTTGAGGTAAATAAAATTCTTGATCCAAATGATATTGCCCCTACATTAGTGGCAACAGATGTTTCCCGTTTGGCTGTTCCTGATGGGGATGGATTGAGAAAATTAACCATTCGTGAAGGCTTACGTTTGTTCGGTTACCCGGAATGGTATGTTATTCCTGCAAAAGAATACGATGCTTTCGATTTACTGGGGAATACCGTTGCTGTTCCCGTTGTTGAATTTGTGGCTTCCCAATTGGCAAATAACTATTCCATATTTTGTGAACCTTATTTAAAACTTAAGGAAAATAGTGCTTCACTAATTGCATAAATATAAAAAAGGGGCTAAGCCCCTTTTTTATATTTAACCATGAACCAATTTATAAAAGTATTCGAAATCAAACTAAATCACGTCCAGTTGCTTTCTTATAGCCCTTAATTACATTTTTTAACCAAGTGCTGGTTTCAGGGTCTCTTGCGGTTCTTGACCATTGACGTTGGGTACTATCAAAAGCTGTTACAAATTCCGTAGCATTGTTAAAAGGTTTAAATTTTGTTCTATGATTATCATACCATTTGGCAGGTCTGATATTGGTCGGCTCTCCTTGCTTAACATTGCATCTTAAATCCCATGCCTCGCTTGGACATGTTATTTCCCAAACTTTTTTCAGCCAAACATCTTTTATTACAACGTCAGCGCCTTCCATGGCATAACCAATTATTAGATAGTTAGAATCTAATCTGAAAGGATATGTCAAAAGTGACCTTCTGTAAGCTAAAAAAGCAGCAATGTCAAAATTTGGCGAAGCGTCATAATCAAAGCACTTTACCTCTAATAATCCTGTCCTGTTATCATCTGAATCAAGTTGGAAATCTGGGAAATCCTGAGTGTGTGGAGGATTACTGAATTCAATATTTTCTTTAATCATCCAGGCTTTAATCCATTCTTGAATTAAATTCCCAACCGTATCTTTTGTTTCAACTTCAAGTATGATGTCCTTTAATTGAAAAGTAATTCTTCCCCTTTGTCCAACAATTTTGTAATCGTTAACCAGTTTTTCGTATAGTTGTTCTGCTGTTACTTTCATTTATTAATTATAGTATTATTTTTATTACAAATTAAGTTAAAATTCTGGGATATAAAGCATCCTAAATAATCAATTTATTCAATTAGCTTAGGTGACTTATGACAGCCCCAATACAATCCTCAAGCGCACTCTTCACTTCATCACTCCAGAATCTTAATACGACCCAGCCATTGGAGACTAAATAATCATTTACTTCTTATCACGCTCTATGTTTCGTTCTATCTTTTTTTGCCAGAATTCTGGATTGGTTTTAATTCGTAGTTTTTCGGTTTCCCAGTCTTTGCCATGAAAGAACTCACTGTCAACAAATACCGCCACCTTATATTTTTTAAAAGTCAAATCCGGTGTGCCGAAAACGGTCTTATCGTTTTTTCGGTATCTATACCCCAAATGCCACAACGCTTTTGCCAAACGAACCTCATCCTTAGTGCCTTTGCTTTTGATGGCACGCATAATTTTGGAACGTTGTTCTGGGCTAAAGCGATCCATGTCACCATAATTTAAAATTGGAGCTAAAAATTAGTGATTTTATTTGGGAGGTATTTTAACTCAATCATTTTTTTGATATCTATATCCTAAATGCCATAATGCTTTTGCCAAACGAACTTCGCCCTTGATGTCTTTGCTTTTGATAGTATACATGTTTTTAGAGCGTTGTTGGAGATTATGAACATTCATCAGTTTACAAATAAAATTCCTTGTCTGTTTATATGTCTAGAAAGTTTTGATTGTATTTCAGATAGTAATTCTTGTCTTATCCTATATTTTACTTTACTTTTTTCAATTCCTGTAAGATCAGTTGTTGTGAAATATCTGAAATCTAAAATTAGCAAGTATTCTATATCCTCAATTTTAATTGTAAATGGGCAAATAAATATGGCTTCAGAATTTGTGTCAACGTATTCTTTATATTTATTATCTATTAGTAATCCATTTACTATTCGATCATATATGTGATTATTTTTTTGGACATAGTCACATATTGGTGTAACAACAACTCCGATTTTTTTCCAACTGCTTTTTATTTCTGTTTTTATTTCTTCAAATTTTTTTGAAGCTGCTTTTTTTAATACTGATTCTTCAATACCATTATTGCTAGATTTTATTAAATTTTTTAATTTGAACAATGATAAAATTTTATTTAATATTTGTTTGAATAATTTATCATCATCATAAAAAATAATATTTCCAGGATCATTTGTATTAACTATATTTTTTGATAAGTTAAGCTTCTCATTAATAAGAGTGAGTATTTCAGTTACATCTGTTTCGTTAGTATCATAAGTAAGTTCTTGAGGAGTTGTTTCATTAAAGTTATAGACTGTGCTGTCGATAGTGTCTTTGAATACAGAGTTAAAAGAAATAAAACTTGCTGTGTTTTTTTCAGCAACACCAGCCTCTTTATAATAGTTGCCTAAATAAGCATTACCTAATTTACTGATAATACAATTGCTGTTGTCTTTCCAGCCTTCTTTCTGGTGGTGAATAGAGAAAATTTCTTGTAGGGTTGAATCAGTTGCATTATGAATTAAATTTTCCCAGTTTAGAAGTAATTTATATGAATAGAAATCATGGAATAAATCATTTATTTTTTTAAAAAGCTTATCTATATTTTTATCAAATTCTTCTGTATGATTTCCATCTAAATCAAAAAAGTCCGATTTTGTAGCAGATAAATAACCAATTGGTTTTTTTGTTTTTAAATCGTTTTCAAAAATATCATTTTCAAGTAAAGCTCTGTGATGCTCATGTCTACTCCAAAAAACGATTGCGTAAGGATAATTATTTTGTGAGATTACGCGATTAATTACTGGAACTAATTTTGATTTTAATATTTTGTCAGAATGTTCACTATTGTCGATTAAATTAATATCTAAAAATAATAACCGTATATCATTTGAATTGTCTGTTTCTTCTGGGAGATATAGTATGTCTCCGGAGAAATATGTATGAGGAAGTTGATTTTTTGATAAAATTTTCATTAAAGGCTCCGCATGTTTTAACTGATCATCTATGATGGCAATTCTTCCGTTTATGGGTAAAGACATAATTTATTTTTTAAAAGATAATACTACAGTTGCTCCTTTTTTAAATTCTTCTGGTACTTCAAAATCACCTTCATTTGGAAATATAATTCTTCCATTTTGAGCTTCCATTATTTCACTGGCAATATGTAGACCAAGTCCCATCCCACCCGGCTTTGCAGAAACAAAAGGTTCTGTAATGTCATCAGTTGGAATTAAAAATCCGGTACCGTTATCAGCAATTATGAGATATAAAAAGTTTTGATCTTCAGTAATATTAATGAATAGTTTTTTAATATAAGTTTCTTTCTTTTCAGTTGAAATAAAAGACTTTTGGTCTAACCAATAGATGGCATTGTCAATTATATTCATAATTGTGCCGATTAGAAGATTTTTAGCAATTTTGAGTTTGCTATTTCCTTTATATAACTTGTATTGCTTGATAATCTCGACTTTGTGTGACATAAGTCTGTACTCAGTATTGAATAATGATTGATCAATAACCTGGGATATATTTTCAGTTGTTTGGCTTGACTTTCGGATTATTTCGGCATATCCGTCTATCAATGAGGATAAATGCGTAACTAATTTTAAAACTCTATCTGATGCTTTTTCGCTTTTTAAAACTTTCTCAACTTCATATAAAATCTTTTCGACTTCATGTACAACAACTGACATACTTAATCCTGCACCAGCAGCTTTCAGTAAATTTTCACTGACTTTTTTATAATCACCTTCAATTTTATTGAGATATTTTATTATTTGTGTTTTAACTTCACTATCCTTGATTTTATCTTCAACATAATTTTTAGCTTCATTTAAAGTTGAAGCAAGAGGGGCAGATTTTGGAGTTGGTCCGTAAATTTCCTTTAGTCTTTTTTTATCTGTTAGCCTTAAAGTTTCGACGATGTCTAATGAGTGAAGGATCGAATTTCTAAAAGCTTTGTATGCATCATTTTCGACAAAACCTTCTCTGTTTGTTTTTTCGGTTAAATCAGAACTATCCTTTCTATCAAGATAAACCGCTCCTAAAATTAAGTTGTTACTAATTGCTTTTGTAGGTTGTTGAAATCTTCTAAAATCTAAATTTAACCAATCGTTTTCAGGTTCTCCATAGTCATATACCCTTAATCCATCGCGAAATACTTTTACACCACCGTTTGATTTTAGGTATTTTTTAAAACCAACTTTATCGGATACTCCCATCTTTAAAAGGAATGGGTCTTGATCAAAGACATATCCTTCAAAAATGACTTTTCCTATTTTATAATTTGAAAGAGAAAAAGTTTCTTCTTTTCCAAGGTCATTTTTGTACTTCAGTGTTTTGAATGTCTCAATTAGATTATCGTTAATACCAACTTCTCTAGGGAAAAGTTTAGTCATTGTTGACCAAGGAGTGAATGCGTATTCAAAATCTGTTATAGAATTGTCATTCATGGTTACTTTGAACCTGAATAATGAATAATCTTTAACATCCTCCCAGTTTAACAAACCATCAAACCACCCTGGTTTATCAATAATATCGAATGTGGGTAAAAAAGAATCGTTATTCTCAAAAGGAGAAGCAAGAGCAGTAATAGAACGTTTGATTTCACGGGCAATTCCTCTTTCCCATTTTTTACGAAGCTTACTGATGACAATGTTTGTACCCGTTTTCCCCTCTTTAAAATGCTCAGGACTAGCACGTTCAACTATGGTTATAGGAACTTCTTCTAAATACTTGTAATTATTAAAATCGTCCCAATTTATTTTGACATATACTTCGTTAGTATCTTCAGACTTTGTTGTAAGTTCAATTATGTTACCTAATTTATGTACACCAAATCTACCTATTCCTTTTTCTCCAATAGGCAGGCGATTGTATTTCGGAGAAACTATATTTTGTTTGATTAAAGTGTTTTTAAAATCCGCTCCAGGTTCTAACCAAACGTTTTCAACAATTTCAGGACTCATACCAAAACCATCATCCTCAATTATAATAATGCCATTGTCAGGGTCTTCAGCATTTTCCATGTAGATGTCAACCTTGTTAGCATCTGCATCATAAGAATTTTTCACTAATTCAACTAAGGCGATACTCTCATTTTTAATAAGTTGATCTCCTAGCTGGATTAATAGCCGTGCTCGAGGCTTGAAATTAACTACAGATTGTTTATCCTTTTTGATTATATCTGACATAATAATTCTTTCATTTTTTTAGCAATTGCAAACGCCATTAATGGAGGCACTGCGTTGCCTATTTGTTTAAATGCTGCTGAGCGGGAACCTTCGAAATAAAAATCATCGGGAAAGGATTGTAATCTGGCGGCTTCACGTACAGATATAGAGCGACATTGTTCAATATCTGGATGTATGTAATAATGCCCGTCTTTAGCAATATGAGCCACCACGGTATGGGAAACACCAGTCCCGTTAACTACTTTGTAACGGTCTGTAAAGGAGTTTTCATTTTTATGGGTTTTTAGCTCTTCAGGTAAATCCGGATATTTTAATCGTTCATTATTTGTGTCCCATTTTTCAATGGCTCTTCTGTAAATTTCTAAATCACGGTTATTGTGTGGTCTGGAGATATGTTGCGTTACAAAATCAACGCCGTTTCGGAGTCCTGATTTTTCCAAGTATTCGTTTTTCGAATTTGTGTAATTGGTTACATCATATTTTTCTCCTGGCTTTAACTTCGGTAAATCGCTAAAAGTATCATTTACACTGAAATTTAATACAGTCTTCTCAAATTCCGGGAAGCCTAAATCTATTTCCTTTTTCCAACCTACAATAATAATCCTTTTACGTGCTTGAACTACACCATAATCGGAAGCATTAAGTGTGTCATGATGTACTTCGTAACCTAACTTTTTGAAGTATGTTTTTAAATTTTTAAAGTGCTGTCCTTTATTAGCGCTAAGCATTCCTGGAACGTTTTCAAAAACAAATGCTTTAGGTGAGAATTCTTTCAGGAATCTGCCATATTGAATGTATAGCTTATTTCTGGGATCTTTTTCAATGTCTTCCTGATGCCTTCCTAAAAGGGAATAGGCCTGACATGGTGGTCCACCAATAATTAAATCAATATTATTTTCTGATTTTTTTATTTTGTTGAAAATACCTTTTATTGATTTGTCATCAATTTCAATATTCAAAACTGAGTTTAATATTTTTTCAGGAATTTCTCTATAAAATTCTTCGGAGTTAATTTCTTTTTTTATGTATTTGTTATAGAAATCTAATTTATTTATAGATTTTAAATAAT is a window of Flavobacterium acetivorans DNA encoding:
- a CDS encoding NgoBV family restriction endonuclease, translating into MKVTAEQLYEKLVNDYKIVGQRGRITFQLKDIILEVETKDTVGNLIQEWIKAWMIKENIEFSNPPHTQDFPDFQLDSDDNRTGLLEVKCFDYDASPNFDIAAFLAYRRSLLTYPFRLDSNYLIIGYAMEGADVVIKDVWLKKVWEITCPSEAWDLRCNVKQGEPTNIRPAKWYDNHRTKFKPFNNATEFVTAFDSTQRQWSRTARDPETSTWLKNVIKGYKKATGRDLV
- a CDS encoding very short patch repair endonuclease; the encoded protein is MDRFSPEQRSKIMRAIKSKGTKDEVRLAKALWHLGYRYRKNDKTVFGTPDLTFKKYKVAVFVDSEFFHGKDWETEKLRIKTNPEFWQKKIERNIERDKK
- a CDS encoding very short patch repair endonuclease, coding for MYTIKSKDIKGEVRLAKALWHLGYRYQKND
- a CDS encoding sensor histidine kinase, whose protein sequence is MSDIIKKDKQSVVNFKPRARLLIQLGDQLIKNESIALVELVKNSYDADANKVDIYMENAEDPDNGIIIIEDDGFGMSPEIVENVWLEPGADFKNTLIKQNIVSPKYNRLPIGEKGIGRFGVHKLGNIIELTTKSEDTNEVYVKINWDDFNNYKYLEEVPITIVERASPEHFKEGKTGTNIVISKLRKKWERGIAREIKRSITALASPFENNDSFLPTFDIIDKPGWFDGLLNWEDVKDYSLFRFKVTMNDNSITDFEYAFTPWSTMTKLFPREVGINDNLIETFKTLKYKNDLGKEETFSLSNYKIGKVIFEGYVFDQDPFLLKMGVSDKVGFKKYLKSNGGVKVFRDGLRVYDYGEPENDWLNLDFRRFQQPTKAISNNLILGAVYLDRKDSSDLTEKTNREGFVENDAYKAFRNSILHSLDIVETLRLTDKKRLKEIYGPTPKSAPLASTLNEAKNYVEDKIKDSEVKTQIIKYLNKIEGDYKKVSENLLKAAGAGLSMSVVVHEVEKILYEVEKVLKSEKASDRVLKLVTHLSSLIDGYAEIIRKSSQTTENISQVIDQSLFNTEYRLMSHKVEIIKQYKLYKGNSKLKIAKNLLIGTIMNIIDNAIYWLDQKSFISTEKKETYIKKLFINITEDQNFLYLIIADNGTGFLIPTDDITEPFVSAKPGGMGLGLHIASEIMEAQNGRIIFPNEGDFEVPEEFKKGATVVLSFKK
- a CDS encoding DNA cytosine methyltransferase; amino-acid sequence: MPDKLRFIDLFAGASGMSEGFIKAGFSPVSHIEMNPEACQTIKTRAAYHYLKSINKLDFYNKYIKKEINSEEFYREIPEKILNSVLNIEIDDKSIKGIFNKIKKSENNIDLIIGGPPCQAYSLLGRHQEDIEKDPRNKLYIQYGRFLKEFSPKAFVFENVPGMLSANKGQHFKNLKTYFKKLGYEVHHDTLNASDYGVVQARKRIIIVGWKKEIDLGFPEFEKTVLNFSVNDTFSDLPKLKPGEKYDVTNYTNSKNEYLEKSGLRNGVDFVTQHISRPHNNRDLEIYRRAIEKWDTNNERLKYPDLPEELKTHKNENSFTDRYKVVNGTGVSHTVVAHIAKDGHYYIHPDIEQCRSISVREAARLQSFPDDFYFEGSRSAAFKQIGNAVPPLMAFAIAKKMKELLCQI